One part of the Arabidopsis thaliana chromosome 1 sequence genome encodes these proteins:
- a CDS encoding MIF4G domain-containing protein (MIF4G domain-containing protein; FUNCTIONS IN: translation initiation factor activity; INVOLVED IN: translation, RNA metabolic process; LOCATED IN: endomembrane system; CONTAINS InterPro DOMAIN/s: Armadillo-type fold (InterPro:IPR016024), MIF4G-like, type 3 (InterPro:IPR003890), MIF4-like, type 1/2/3 (InterPro:IPR016021); BEST Arabidopsis thaliana protein match is: MIF4G domain-containing protein / MA3 domain-containing protein (TAIR:AT5G57870.1); Has 925 Blast hits to 925 proteins in 207 species: Archae - 0; Bacteria - 0; Metazoa - 449; Fungi - 166; Plants - 147; Viruses - 0; Other Eukaryotes - 163 (source: NCBI BLink).) produces MANLCPFLSLQRLTTLIFDKAVLEPTFCPMYAQLCFDIRHKMPRFPPSAPKTDEISFKRVLLNTCQKVFERTDDLSEEIRKMNAPDQEAEREDEVRLLNLRTLGNLRFCGELFLKRMLTEKVVLAIGQKLLEDAEQMCPSEEKIIAICLFLNTVGKKLDSLNSKLMNEILRRLKNLSNHPQLVMSLRLMVGKIIHLHSIGIKSDPINMWEDSKCGYILGIISM; encoded by the exons ATGGCTAATTTGTGCCCTTTTCTTTCACTACAGCGTTTGACAACCCTTATTTTCGACAAAGCAGTCCTTGAGCCGACCTTTTGCCCTATGTACGCTCAATTGTGCTTTGATATCCGCCACAAAATGCCTAGGTTTCCACCTTCAGCGCCTAAGACTGATGAGATCTCATTCAAGAGGGTTTTGCTGAACACATGTCAAAAGGTGTTTGAGAGAACTGACGACTTAAGTGAGGAGATTAGAAAGATGAACGCGCCAGATCAGGAGGCCGAACGGGAAGACGAAGTAAGACTGTTGAACCTCCGGACTCTAGGAAATCTTCGTTTTTGTGGTGAGCTTTTTTTGAAGCGGATGTTGACAGAAAAGGTTGTTTTAGCCATTGGTCAG AAGCTTTTGGAGGATGCTGAGCAAATGTGTCCATCAGAGGAAAAAATTATAGCTATTTGTCTCTTTCTCAACACTGTTGGCAAAAAGCTTGATTCATTGAACTCAAAACTGATGAACGAGATTTTAAGACGTTTAAAGAATCTGTCAAATCATCCTCAATTGGTTATGAGCTTAAGATTAATGGTTGGGAAGATCATCCATTTGCACTCCATTGGG ATAAAGTCCGATCCTATAAACATGTGGGAGGACTCCAAGTGTGGTTATATCCTCGGTATTATCTCGATGTGA
- a CDS encoding uncharacterized protein (unknown protein; LOCATED IN: endomembrane system; Has 2 Blast hits to 2 proteins in 1 species: Archae - 0; Bacteria - 0; Metazoa - 0; Fungi - 0; Plants - 2; Viruses - 0; Other Eukaryotes - 0 (source: NCBI BLink).), with amino-acid sequence MGSHFFPYSPPQLLQVFTCSCCDMCFSLQPTVIGERGMDEGTKILQHQPPNSPATPPASKLTRLIDKSVRNWLNILALSDPSEYKSGLYTTGSIPIDTNLFFKF; translated from the coding sequence ATGGGGAGTCACTTCTTCCCTTACTCTCCGCCTCAGCTACTCCAAGTCTTCACTTGTTCGTGTTGCGATATGTGTTTCAGCTTACAACCTACAGTAATTGGTGAGAGAGGAATGGACGAAGGCACAAAGATACTTCAACACCAGCCTCCAAACTCACCCGCCACTCCGCCAGCCTCTAAACTCACCCGCTTGATTGACAAAAGTGTTAGAAATTGGCTGAATATTTTAGCTCTGTCGGATCCATCAGAATATAAAAGTGGTTTATACACTACAGGTTCCATACCTATAGACACTAAtctctttttcaaattttaa
- a CDS encoding uncharacterized protein (unknown protein; EXPRESSED IN: 22 plant structures; EXPRESSED DURING: 13 growth stages; BEST Arabidopsis thaliana protein match is: unknown protein (TAIR:AT1G12020.1); Has 87 Blast hits to 86 proteins in 14 species: Archae - 0; Bacteria - 0; Metazoa - 0; Fungi - 0; Plants - 87; Viruses - 0; Other Eukaryotes - 0 (source: NCBI BLink).), giving the protein MKKLCRKGTVHPSPPPAIKTDEQFLSLLPVAILSLVAALSVEDREVLAYLISNSGDSNRISRLKKNKEDNHHSPLFLCDCFSCYTSYWVRWDTSPRRQLIHEIIDAYEDSLEMKKKKKDRRKRSGKASGRVNSIGTSRLSELGSSSAEFAGGDSEKDGNCGGEEAEKEKGSVGKVMSFIGQRFLGVWG; this is encoded by the coding sequence atgaAAAAGCTTTGCCGGAAAGGAACCGTTCATCCGTCGCCACCGCCGGCGATAAAGACCGACGAACAGTTTCTATCTCTTCTCCCCGTAGCTATCCTCTCTCTCGTGGCGGCGCTCTCGGTGGAGGATCGTGAAGTTCTTGCTTACCTCATCTCAAACTCCGGCGACTCAAATCGTATCTCTCGtctcaagaaaaacaaagaagataatcatcactctcctctctttctttgtgaTTGTTTTAGTTGTTACACGAGTTACTGGGTCAGATGGGACACGTCACCGAGGCGCCAACTCATTCACGAGATCATCGATGCTTACGAAGATAGtttggagatgaagaagaaaaagaaagatcgGAGAAAGCGATCGGGAAAAGCTTCTGGACGAGTTAACTCGATAGGAACGAGTCGACTCAGTGAATTGGGTTCGAGTTCAGCCGAGTTTGCTGGTGGTGACTCGGAGAAAGATGGAAATTGCGGCGGTGAAGAggcggagaaggagaaaggCTCCGTTGGAAAGGTTATGAGTTTCATTGGTCAGAGATTTTTGGGAGTTTGGGGATAA